One window from the genome of Caldilineales bacterium encodes:
- a CDS encoding gamma-aminobutyraldehyde dehydrogenase — translation MNYKLWIDGQWQDARDGGMMAIENPATQEVIAQVVDAGPADVDAAVQAAKTAFYDGRWSRLTPGARSLALFRLADLIEARIEDFARAESLHTGKPYAYTSLGADLPMLIDNLRFFATAARDTHGSHAGEFMAGYTSMYRREPVGVVGQIAPWNYPLMMAIWKLGPALAAGCTVVLKPAPGTPLTTLMLAELLAEAGIPAGVVNVVTGGNAVGQALVEHPDVRMISLTGSTATGKKVMETAAKTLKRVHLELGGKAPILVFDDADLEALAAKATVGATYNTGQDCTAATRIYAQAGVYQAVQEALVASMSAVKVGDPFDDEVEMGPLISGTQRDRVAGFISRARAAGARILTGGGAPAGLGKGYFFSPTVVAEVEQHADIVQNEVFGPVVTIMPFDGEEEAVGYGNDVLYGLAASVFTKDIGRAMRIASQLEFGTVWINDHMPLNSETPHGGFKQSGFGKDLSAEAMGDYQITKHVMIAHS, via the coding sequence ATGAACTACAAACTCTGGATCGACGGCCAGTGGCAAGATGCCCGCGATGGCGGCATGATGGCCATCGAGAATCCGGCTACCCAGGAAGTCATCGCCCAGGTGGTGGATGCCGGCCCGGCAGATGTGGATGCGGCCGTGCAGGCGGCCAAAACCGCCTTCTACGACGGCCGCTGGTCGCGGCTGACGCCCGGCGCCCGTTCGCTGGCCCTCTTCCGCCTGGCCGACCTGATCGAGGCCCGCATCGAGGACTTCGCCCGCGCCGAATCGCTGCACACCGGCAAACCCTATGCCTACACCAGCCTGGGCGCCGACCTGCCCATGCTGATCGACAACCTGCGCTTCTTTGCCACCGCCGCCCGCGATACGCATGGTTCACACGCCGGTGAATTCATGGCCGGCTACACCTCCATGTACCGTCGCGAGCCGGTGGGCGTGGTCGGCCAGATCGCGCCCTGGAACTACCCGCTGATGATGGCGATCTGGAAACTTGGCCCCGCCCTGGCCGCCGGCTGCACGGTCGTGCTCAAGCCCGCGCCCGGCACACCCCTCACCACCCTCATGCTGGCCGAACTGCTGGCCGAGGCCGGCATCCCCGCTGGCGTGGTCAATGTCGTCACCGGCGGCAATGCCGTGGGCCAGGCCCTGGTCGAGCACCCCGACGTGCGCATGATCAGCCTGACCGGCTCCACCGCCACCGGCAAAAAGGTGATGGAAACCGCGGCCAAGACCCTGAAACGCGTCCATCTGGAACTGGGCGGCAAAGCCCCCATCCTCGTCTTCGACGACGCCGATCTCGAAGCCCTGGCCGCCAAGGCCACCGTCGGCGCCACCTACAACACCGGCCAGGATTGCACCGCCGCCACCCGCATCTATGCCCAGGCCGGCGTGTACCAGGCCGTGCAAGAGGCGCTGGTGGCGTCGATGTCCGCCGTCAAGGTGGGCGATCCCTTCGATGACGAGGTAGAGATGGGGCCGCTGATCTCGGGGACGCAGCGCGACCGCGTGGCCGGGTTCATCAGCCGGGCTCGGGCGGCCGGCGCCCGCATCCTCACCGGAGGCGGCGCGCCCGCAGGCCTGGGCAAAGGCTATTTCTTCAGCCCCACCGTCGTCGCCGAGGTCGAGCAGCATGCCGACATCGTCCAGAACGAGGTCTTCGGGCCGGTGGTCACGATCATGCCCTTCGATGGGGAAGAGGAGGCCGTGGGCTATGGCAACGATGTCCTGTACGGGCTGGCGGCCTCGGTCTTCACCAAAGACATCGGCCGGGCCATGCGCATCGCCAGCCAACTCGAATTCGGCACCGTCTGGATCAACGACCACATGCCGCTCAATTCCGAGACCCCGCACGGCGGCTTCAAGCAGTCGGGCTTTGGCAAAGACCTCTCGGCCGAGGCCATGGGCGATTATCAGATCACCAAGCATGTGATGATCGCGCACAGTTGA
- a CDS encoding ABC transporter ATP-binding protein, producing the protein MHVSRHFGEVRAVDGIDLDIADGEFFTLLGPSGSGKTTSLRMIAGFERPSSGQIFLHGKDVSNLPPNERDVNTVFQDYALFPHMTVAENIGYGLMIRKTPKPERERRVGEMLELVHLPGMGGRKPSQLSGGQRQRVALARALINRPRVLLLDEPLGALDLKLRQAMQIELKNIQQQVGITFVYVTHDQEEALTMSDRLAVFNQGKIEQVGSPAEIYERPNTAFVAGFVGVSNLVSGAAAQTITGRAQTFAIRPEKIHITPAGSAVAPGLCAADGVVREVIYLGMYTRYLVALAQGGELTVVEQNLRTTSMDVLAARNQSVCLQWHPAHNRVIGA; encoded by the coding sequence ATCCATGTCAGCCGTCATTTTGGCGAGGTCAGGGCCGTGGATGGCATCGACCTGGATATCGCCGACGGCGAATTCTTCACCCTGTTGGGGCCGTCGGGGTCGGGCAAGACCACCAGCCTGCGCATGATCGCTGGTTTCGAGCGACCGAGCAGCGGCCAGATCTTCCTGCACGGCAAGGATGTCTCGAATCTGCCGCCGAACGAGCGCGATGTCAACACCGTCTTCCAGGACTACGCCCTCTTCCCGCACATGACGGTGGCCGAGAACATCGGCTACGGCCTGATGATCCGCAAGACGCCCAAGCCAGAGCGGGAGCGGCGGGTGGGCGAGATGCTTGAGTTGGTGCATCTGCCGGGGATGGGCGGGCGCAAACCCTCGCAGCTGTCGGGCGGACAACGCCAGCGCGTGGCCCTGGCCCGCGCCCTCATCAACCGCCCGCGCGTCCTCCTCCTCGATGAACCCCTGGGCGCGCTCGACCTCAAGCTGCGCCAGGCCATGCAGATCGAACTCAAGAACATCCAGCAGCAGGTCGGGATCACCTTCGTCTATGTCACGCACGACCAGGAAGAAGCCCTGACTATGTCCGACCGGCTGGCCGTGTTCAATCAGGGCAAGATCGAGCAGGTCGGGTCGCCGGCCGAGATCTACGAGCGACCGAATACAGCTTTTGTGGCCGGGTTCGTCGGCGTCTCCAACCTTGTCAGCGGCGCCGCCGCCCAGACCATCACCGGCCGGGCGCAGACCTTCGCCATCCGCCCGGAGAAGATCCACATCACGCCCGCGGGCAGCGCCGTGGCGCCGGGGCTGTGCGCGGCCGATGGCGTGGTGCGCGAGGTCATCTATCTGGGCATGTATACGCGCTATCTGGTGGCGCTGGCGCAGGGCGGGGAACTGACGGTGGTCGAGCAGAATCTGAGGACGACGTCGATGGACGTGCTGGCCGCGCGCAACCAGAGCGTGTGTTTGCAGTGGCATCCGGCCCACAACCGGGTGATCGGGGCCTGA
- a CDS encoding ABC transporter permease — protein sequence MLRRASNYLWAQPLVMLALLLIPPLLWLGVIYLGSLLMLLLQSFFRLDDYTGQIVRQLSLHTYGTLLTRSNIDIIVRTATMAAAVTVAAAILAFPLAYYTARFAPRRLRPLLYLAVMLPLWSSYLVKVYAWKLILAKEGILSWLFGRVGAGWLLNGLLSVPGIGGPSLSISPLGMFIVFVYVWLPYMVLPILAALERLPNSLIEASSDLGARPGQTFRHVTLPLAFPGVVAGSIFTFSLTLGDFIVPTVLGNSSYFIGQAVLTLQGTAGNVPLAAAMTMGPILIMAVYLLIARRFGAFEAL from the coding sequence ATGCTGCGCCGGGCGTCGAACTATCTGTGGGCGCAGCCGCTGGTGATGTTGGCGCTGCTGCTGATCCCGCCCCTGCTGTGGTTGGGTGTGATCTACCTGGGGTCGTTGCTGATGTTGTTGCTTCAGAGCTTCTTCCGTCTGGACGACTACACCGGGCAGATCGTGCGACAGCTCAGCCTCCACACCTATGGCACCCTACTGACGCGTTCCAACATCGACATCATCGTGCGCACGGCCACGATGGCGGCGGCGGTGACGGTGGCGGCCGCGATCCTGGCCTTTCCACTGGCCTACTACACGGCCCGTTTTGCGCCCCGCCGCCTGCGCCCCCTCCTCTATCTGGCCGTGATGCTGCCGTTGTGGTCGAGCTATCTGGTCAAGGTCTACGCCTGGAAGCTGATCCTGGCGAAGGAAGGCATCCTCAGTTGGCTGTTCGGGCGGGTCGGCGCTGGATGGCTCCTGAACGGCCTCTTGTCGGTGCCTGGTATCGGTGGCCCGTCGTTGTCGATCTCGCCCCTGGGCATGTTCATCGTCTTCGTCTACGTCTGGCTGCCCTACATGGTGCTGCCCATCCTGGCCGCGCTGGAGCGGCTGCCCAACTCGCTGATCGAGGCTTCCTCCGATCTCGGCGCCCGGCCCGGCCAGACGTTTCGCCATGTCACCCTGCCCCTGGCCTTCCCCGGCGTGGTGGCCGGCTCCATCTTCACCTTCTCGCTGACGCTGGGCGATTTCATCGTCCCCACCGTCCTCGGCAACTCCAGCTACTTCATCGGTCAGGCCGTGCTCACCCTGCAGGGCACGGCCGGCAATGTGCCCCTGGCCGCGGCCATGACTATGGGCCCGATCCTGATCATGGCCGTCTATCTGCTGATCGCCCGCCGTTTTGGCGCTTTCGAAGCGTTGTGA